A part of Candidatus Deferrimicrobium borealis genomic DNA contains:
- a CDS encoding DUF1844 domain-containing protein, translating to MPGAKEGKGPSSLGVPRFLDLVQSLQMGAMVGLGMIQDRDGKRPPVDLPAAKDAIDLLGILQEKTKGNLTKEEEEVLREGLYHLRMGYMAMINAPPAGRGKGGEPR from the coding sequence GTGCCGGGTGCGAAGGAGGGGAAAGGCCCGTCCTCGCTGGGCGTCCCCCGGTTCCTCGACCTCGTGCAATCCCTGCAGATGGGGGCGATGGTCGGTCTCGGCATGATCCAGGATCGGGACGGGAAGCGCCCCCCGGTCGACCTGCCGGCGGCGAAGGACGCGATCGACCTCCTCGGGATCCTGCAGGAGAAGACGAAGGGGAACCTGACGAAGGAAGAGGAAGAGGTCCTCCGCGAGGGGCTGTACCACCTCCGGATGGGGTACATGGCGATGATCAACGCGCCCCCTGCGGGGCGTGGAAAGGGAGGAGAACCACGGTGA